A genomic stretch from Aliidongia dinghuensis includes:
- the ada gene encoding bifunctional DNA-binding transcriptional regulator/O6-methylguanine-DNA methyltransferase Ada: MTRIDVAPTQVAPVKANDAEARRYGSDEARWQAVCTRDRAADGQFFFAVATTGVYCRPNCAARQPRRENVRFFDTIADAEAAGFRACKRCRPTGRSIEETQADAVRRACRMIDEAETPPALAELADAVGMSPFHFHRVFKAALGVTPKDYAAARRIERLKQELGDGTPVSQAIYGAGFGSSSRLYETTHATLGMTPAAFQKGAKGKRIDWTVTETTLGPLLIAATADGVCMIEFGADETALEAELAARFPSADRSRADQTLADHVATIAAYIETPSRGLSLPLDVQGTAFQRRVWRALQAIPPGRTQTYGEVAAALGQPTAARAVARACATNELAMAIPCHRVVGAGGKLAGYRWGLERKQALLAAEKKAG, encoded by the coding sequence ATGACCAGGATCGACGTCGCCCCGACCCAGGTTGCCCCAGTCAAGGCCAATGATGCCGAAGCCCGCCGCTATGGGAGCGACGAGGCGCGCTGGCAGGCGGTGTGCACCCGCGACCGGGCCGCCGATGGGCAGTTCTTTTTCGCGGTCGCGACGACCGGCGTCTATTGCCGGCCCAATTGTGCGGCGCGCCAGCCGCGGCGCGAGAATGTGCGCTTCTTCGACACGATCGCGGACGCCGAAGCCGCGGGCTTCCGCGCCTGCAAGCGCTGCCGGCCGACGGGTCGCTCGATCGAGGAGACGCAGGCGGACGCGGTCCGCCGCGCCTGCCGGATGATCGACGAAGCCGAGACGCCGCCTGCCTTGGCCGAGCTTGCGGACGCGGTCGGCATGAGCCCGTTCCACTTCCACCGCGTGTTCAAGGCGGCACTCGGCGTGACGCCCAAGGACTATGCCGCCGCCCGCCGCATCGAGCGGCTGAAGCAGGAGCTGGGCGACGGCACGCCCGTGTCCCAGGCGATCTACGGTGCCGGCTTCGGCTCGTCGAGCCGGCTCTACGAGACGACCCATGCGACGCTCGGCATGACGCCCGCCGCGTTCCAGAAGGGCGCCAAGGGCAAGCGGATCGACTGGACCGTGACCGAGACCACGCTCGGGCCGCTCTTGATCGCGGCCACGGCGGATGGCGTCTGCATGATCGAGTTCGGCGCGGACGAGACCGCGCTCGAGGCCGAGCTTGCGGCGCGCTTCCCGTCGGCCGATCGCAGCCGCGCGGACCAGACGCTTGCCGATCATGTCGCCACGATCGCGGCCTATATCGAAACGCCTTCGCGCGGCCTGAGCCTGCCGCTCGATGTGCAGGGCACGGCGTTCCAGCGCCGGGTCTGGCGCGCGCTCCAGGCGATCCCGCCCGGCCGGACCCAGACCTATGGCGAGGTCGCGGCGGCCCTGGGCCAGCCGACCGCCGCCCGCGCCGTGGCGCGCGCCTGCGCCACCAACGAGCTGGCCATGGCGATCCCCTGCCACCGCGTCGTGGGTGCAGGCGGGAAGCTCGCCGGCTATCGCTGGGGTCTCGAGCGCAAGCAGGCGTTGCTCGCCGCCGAGAAGAAGGCGGGGTAG
- a CDS encoding MarC family protein, protein MNSWNSTTDSLLLAFPALFSIVNPIACALIFSQLTADNTPDERKRLAGKVALYATFIMLVALWAGTTVMNFFGITLSALRLAGGLVVVASAWGLLFAPERQEARKQEQAVHAANPEDAAFFPLTMPFTTGPGTISVAITLGSNRPPAVHELIPFFAGNSLAAVLMGAVIWGIYRYADRLSTLLGHTGTRIFTRLSAFILLCIGAQILLNGADDALRPLFQSHLDQH, encoded by the coding sequence ATGAACAGCTGGAACAGCACGACCGACAGCCTGCTCCTGGCCTTTCCGGCACTGTTCTCGATCGTCAATCCGATCGCCTGCGCACTGATCTTCAGCCAGCTGACGGCCGACAATACGCCCGATGAGCGCAAGCGGCTTGCGGGCAAGGTGGCGCTCTACGCCACCTTCATCATGCTTGTCGCCCTCTGGGCCGGCACCACGGTCATGAATTTCTTCGGCATCACGCTGAGCGCGCTCCGGCTGGCCGGCGGCCTCGTCGTGGTGGCGAGCGCCTGGGGCCTGCTGTTCGCGCCCGAACGGCAGGAGGCGCGCAAGCAGGAACAGGCGGTCCATGCCGCCAATCCCGAGGATGCCGCGTTCTTCCCGCTGACCATGCCGTTCACGACCGGCCCCGGCACGATCTCGGTCGCGATCACCTTGGGCTCGAACCGGCCGCCGGCGGTGCACGAGCTGATCCCGTTCTTCGCCGGCAACTCGCTCGCGGCCGTCCTCATGGGTGCGGTGATCTGGGGCATCTACCGCTATGCCGATCGGCTGTCGACGCTCCTCGGCCACACCGGCACGCGCATCTTCACGCGGCTCTCGGCCTTCATCCTCCTGTGCATCGGTGCGCAGATCCTGCTGAACGGTGCCGACGATGCCTTGAGACCGCTGTTCCAGTCCCACCTCGATCAGCATTAA
- a CDS encoding GOLPH3/VPS74 family protein has translation MVTLAEELLLLLLDDRTGHLAPISRAGLTCGLAGAVLMDLEIRGRICVEAACLAVTDPAATGEPLLDPALVELAAAPARLDAAAWIRHFAAEGEAFYDEALDRLLRRGVLREVCEKFLWVMETRRYPVVDDRELKEAKLRLLSILLGTCTPDAHDVALINLADVCGIFRLILQDRELEPARARIAEVAALDPIGRATAAVIQEIEAETQAAAAMLRG, from the coding sequence ATGGTGACGCTCGCCGAAGAACTATTGCTGCTGCTGCTCGACGACAGGACCGGCCATCTGGCGCCGATCTCGCGCGCGGGACTGACCTGCGGGCTCGCCGGAGCCGTGCTGATGGACCTCGAGATCCGCGGGCGGATCTGCGTGGAAGCCGCCTGCCTCGCGGTCACCGATCCGGCTGCGACCGGCGAGCCGCTGCTCGACCCCGCGCTCGTCGAGCTGGCGGCAGCACCAGCCCGGCTCGATGCGGCCGCCTGGATCCGGCATTTCGCCGCCGAGGGCGAGGCGTTCTATGACGAGGCGCTCGACCGGCTGCTGCGGCGCGGCGTGCTCAGGGAAGTCTGCGAAAAATTCCTCTGGGTCATGGAGACCCGGCGCTACCCTGTCGTCGACGATCGCGAGCTCAAGGAGGCGAAACTGCGCCTGCTCTCGATCCTGCTGGGCACTTGCACGCCCGACGCCCATGATGTGGCGCTCATCAACCTGGCCGACGTCTGCGGCATCTTCCGTCTGATCCTGCAGGATCGCGAACTCGAGCCGGCACGCGCGCGGATCGCCGAGGTCGCGGCGCTCGACCCGATCGGCCGGGCGACGGCGGCCGTCATCCAGGAGATCGAGGCCGAAACCCAGGCCGCCGCCGCGATGCTGCGCGGCTGA
- a CDS encoding SMP-30/gluconolactonase/LRE family protein gives MWQAATAYPDPAVQILHPSFAKYRVTLAAVERLSTGFRWAEGPVWFGDGRYLLWSDIPNDRILRWDEETGATSVFRKPSNFANGNTRDRQGRLVTCEHGGRRVTRTEYDGTITVLIDRFQGKPLNSPNDVVVKSDDTVWFSDPPFGILGDYEGHKSSQELPQNLYRFDPRTGETTVVGGEIEGPNGLAFSPDEKILYVVECRSNPRRILAYDVVDDGMRLTNRRILIDAGPGTPDGFRVDEDGNLWCGWGMGDPELDGVMVFSPQGEPIGRIALPERCANLCFGGRKRNRLFMAASQSIYALYVNTRGAACWW, from the coding sequence ATGTGGCAAGCCGCGACCGCCTATCCTGACCCCGCCGTCCAGATCCTGCATCCGAGTTTTGCCAAATACCGCGTGACGCTCGCCGCCGTGGAGCGGCTCTCGACCGGCTTCCGCTGGGCCGAAGGGCCGGTCTGGTTCGGCGACGGGCGCTATCTCTTGTGGAGCGACATCCCGAACGACCGCATCCTGCGCTGGGACGAGGAGACCGGCGCCACCAGCGTCTTCCGCAAGCCGTCGAACTTCGCGAACGGCAACACGCGCGACCGCCAGGGCCGGCTCGTCACCTGCGAGCACGGCGGCCGGCGCGTGACGCGCACCGAGTATGACGGCACGATCACCGTGCTGATCGACAGGTTCCAGGGCAAGCCGCTCAATTCGCCGAACGACGTGGTCGTGAAGTCCGACGACACGGTCTGGTTCTCCGACCCGCCGTTCGGCATTCTCGGCGACTACGAGGGGCACAAGTCGTCGCAGGAACTGCCGCAGAACCTCTATCGCTTCGACCCGCGCACAGGGGAGACAACCGTGGTCGGCGGCGAGATCGAGGGGCCGAACGGCTTGGCGTTCTCGCCCGACGAAAAGATCCTCTATGTCGTCGAGTGCCGGAGCAATCCGCGCCGCATCCTGGCATACGACGTGGTCGACGACGGCATGCGGCTCACGAACCGCCGCATCCTGATCGATGCCGGCCCGGGCACGCCCGACGGCTTCCGCGTCGACGAGGACGGCAATCTCTGGTGCGGCTGGGGCATGGGCGACCCCGAGCTCGACGGCGTGATGGTCTTCTCGCCCCAGGGCGAGCCGATCGGCCGTATCGCACTGCCCGAACGCTGCGCCAACCTGTGCTTCGGCGGCCGCAAGCGCAATCGACTGTTCATGGCGGCGAGCCAGTCGATCTATGCGCTCTACGTCAACACGCGCGGGGCGGCCTGCTGGTGGTGA
- a CDS encoding globin-coupled sensor protein, with amino-acid sequence MVERLTHAERIRFFRIDDQAKSALREFKPAVEKALPEILKGFYDHLRRWPVAARLFKDEAAFSRARAAQAEHWRRLFQATFDQAYLESVQKVGKAHADLGVDPTLYIGGYAYVQGELNRLAVAEAGSGWGAKARLAKLPTLLAAIGGAVALDVDLSLETYHHAIEARAGRHVEQQADAFNGSVGSVVSGLARAAGDLQTNAKQMTAAADRSSQRAQSVARASEQATGNVNTVAAAAEELSASIGEIARQVGKSSQIAGAAVRQAGETSSTMRSLAEAADRIGEVVRLINDIASQTNLLALNATIEAARAGEAGKGFAVVASEVKSLANQTASATEDIKNQVAEIQSVAAQAVEAISSIDRTIREIDSIGGAIAAAVEQQGAATSEIARNVQQAASGTAEVSSNISGVTEAAAENSRTAAQVLQAATDLGRQADLLRTEVDGFLRQVRQR; translated from the coding sequence ATGGTCGAGAGATTGACGCACGCGGAGCGGATCCGGTTCTTCCGGATCGACGATCAGGCCAAGAGCGCGCTCCGTGAGTTCAAGCCGGCCGTGGAGAAGGCGCTGCCGGAGATCTTGAAGGGCTTCTACGACCATCTGCGGCGGTGGCCCGTGGCCGCCAGGCTGTTCAAGGACGAGGCGGCGTTCAGCCGGGCGCGCGCGGCGCAGGCCGAGCATTGGCGCCGGCTGTTTCAAGCGACCTTCGACCAGGCCTATCTCGAATCCGTGCAGAAGGTCGGCAAGGCTCACGCCGACCTGGGCGTCGATCCGACCCTCTATATCGGCGGCTATGCCTATGTGCAGGGCGAGCTCAACCGGCTCGCGGTCGCGGAGGCCGGGTCCGGCTGGGGCGCCAAGGCCCGGCTCGCCAAGCTGCCGACACTGCTGGCGGCCATCGGCGGGGCGGTGGCGCTCGATGTCGATCTGTCGCTCGAGACCTATCATCACGCGATCGAGGCGCGGGCGGGCCGGCATGTGGAACAGCAGGCCGACGCCTTCAATGGCTCGGTCGGGAGCGTCGTCTCCGGCCTCGCGCGCGCCGCAGGCGACCTGCAGACGAATGCGAAGCAGATGACCGCGGCCGCCGACCGGTCGAGCCAGCGCGCCCAGAGCGTGGCACGCGCCTCGGAGCAGGCGACCGGCAACGTCAATACCGTCGCCGCTGCGGCCGAGGAGCTGTCGGCCTCGATCGGCGAGATCGCCCGCCAGGTCGGCAAGTCGAGCCAGATCGCCGGTGCCGCCGTGCGCCAGGCCGGCGAGACCAGCAGCACCATGCGCAGCCTGGCCGAGGCGGCCGACCGGATCGGCGAGGTCGTGCGGCTCATCAACGACATCGCAAGCCAGACCAACCTGCTCGCCTTGAACGCGACGATCGAGGCGGCGCGCGCCGGCGAGGCGGGCAAAGGCTTCGCCGTCGTGGCATCCGAGGTGAAGAGCCTCGCGAACCAGACCGCAAGCGCCACCGAGGACATCAAGAACCAAGTGGCGGAGATCCAGAGCGTCGCGGCCCAGGCGGTCGAGGCGATCAGCTCGATCGATCGCACGATCCGCGAGATCGATTCGATCGGCGGGGCGATTGCGGCCGCGGTCGAGCAGCAGGGGGCGGCGACCAGCGAGATCGCGCGCAACGTCCAGCAGGCGGCGAGCGGCACGGCCGAGGTGTCGAGCAACATCTCCGGTGTCACCGAGGCTGCGGCCGAGAACAGCCGGACCGCGGCCCAGGTACTGCAGGCCGCTACCGACCTCGGCCGCCAGGCCGACCTGCTGCGCACCGAGGTCGACGGCTTCCTGCGCCAGGTGCGCCAGCGGTAG
- a CDS encoding MdtA/MuxA family multidrug efflux RND transporter periplasmic adaptor subunit has protein sequence MDLHEDHPRPGPAKQGPAGQYTIASAPERRSWLKPLLLLLLLAVIGLVAWRLLSGSSATRSARNADAAAQPVGVATIGTGDLRLTYNGLGTVTPLASVTVKTQIAGQLMSVGYTEGQAVKKGDFLAQIDPRPYQVSLEQAQGQLAKDTALLKQAQTDLQRYETLNRQNSISKQQYEDQVFLVQQDQAAITTDQAAIDSAKLNLTYCHIVSPVDGRVGLRLVDPGNYVQTGDATGLVTITQTKPMTVIFTLPEDDVPQVAKAMHAGALSVAIFDRANATQIATGTLQTLDNAIDTTTGTVRLRAQFANDDDALFPQQFVNAELLVQTIKGATTAPVAAVQQGAPGPFVYLVKSDSTVAVQSVKTGITDNGMVQIQDGLKPGDQVVVDGADRLRDGARITIPPPAGSTPDQAPSNPKGGRSGRKG, from the coding sequence ATGGACCTTCACGAAGACCACCCGCGGCCCGGCCCGGCCAAGCAAGGTCCCGCCGGGCAATACACCATTGCCTCGGCCCCGGAACGCCGCTCGTGGCTGAAGCCGCTTCTCTTGCTGCTCTTGCTCGCCGTGATCGGCCTCGTCGCCTGGCGCCTCTTGAGCGGCAGCAGCGCCACCCGGTCCGCGCGCAACGCCGATGCCGCGGCGCAGCCGGTCGGCGTGGCGACCATCGGCACCGGTGACCTGCGGCTGACCTACAACGGCCTCGGCACGGTGACGCCGCTCGCCTCGGTCACGGTCAAGACCCAGATCGCCGGGCAGCTGATGAGCGTCGGCTATACCGAGGGACAGGCGGTCAAGAAGGGCGATTTCCTGGCCCAGATCGACCCCCGCCCCTATCAGGTGTCGCTCGAGCAGGCGCAGGGCCAGCTGGCCAAGGACACGGCGCTTCTGAAGCAGGCCCAGACCGACCTGCAGCGCTATGAGACGCTCAACCGCCAGAACAGCATTTCGAAGCAGCAGTACGAGGACCAGGTCTTCCTCGTGCAGCAGGACCAGGCGGCGATCACCACGGACCAGGCGGCGATCGACAGCGCCAAGCTCAATCTCACCTATTGCCACATCGTCTCACCCGTCGACGGCCGTGTCGGCCTGCGTCTCGTCGACCCGGGCAACTACGTGCAGACCGGCGACGCGACCGGTCTCGTGACCATCACGCAGACGAAGCCCATGACGGTCATCTTCACCCTGCCGGAAGATGACGTGCCGCAGGTGGCGAAGGCCATGCACGCTGGCGCCTTGTCGGTCGCGATCTTCGATCGCGCCAACGCGACGCAGATCGCGACCGGCACGCTGCAGACGCTCGACAATGCGATCGACACCACGACCGGTACGGTCAGGCTCAGGGCGCAGTTCGCCAACGACGACGACGCCCTCTTCCCGCAGCAGTTCGTCAATGCCGAGCTCCTCGTCCAGACCATCAAGGGGGCGACGACCGCGCCGGTCGCAGCCGTGCAGCAGGGCGCACCGGGGCCGTTCGTCTATCTTGTGAAATCCGACAGCACGGTCGCGGTGCAGTCGGTCAAGACTGGCATCACCGACAACGGCATGGTGCAGATCCAGGACGGGCTCAAACCCGGTGACCAGGTCGTGGTCGATGGCGCCGACCGGCTGCGCGACGGCGCCCGGATCACGATACCGCCCCCCGCCGGATCGACACCCGACCAGGCGCCGTCCAATCCCAAGGGCGGACGGAGCGGACGCAAGGGATGA
- a CDS encoding MdtB/MuxB family multidrug efflux RND transporter permease subunit codes for MSPSRPFILRPVGTSLLMMAILLVGIVAYRFLPISALPEVDYPTIQVQTFYPGASPEVMATAVTAPLERQFGQMPGLNQMSSISSGGASVITLQFNLDLNLDVAEQEVQAAINAGGNLLPSDLPTPPVYAKVNPADTPILTLAISSKTLPLTKVEDLVDVRLAQKISQRPGVGLVSISGGQRPAVRVVMNPRALASYGLAIDDIRTIISNQNVNTPKGSFDGATQSTTINANDQLTSTDQYRGLIVAYKNGRPIHLSDVGEVVDGAENTELSAWADRTPSVILNVQRQPGSNVIQVVDGIKALLPQMQATLPAALDVRVLTDRTTTIRASVSDVEFELGLAVALVVLVIFLFLRNLPATVIPSLSVPLSLVGTLAAMYLLGFSLDNLSLMALTIATGFVVDDAIVMIENIARYVEEGDTPLEAALKGSDEIGFTIISLTVSLIAVLIPLLFMGDVVGRLFHEFAITLAVTIVISAVVSLTLVPMLCALMVKHRPAASRNRFDLAAERAFNGLIERYGVALNWVLDRQPATLVVAVLTLGLTVLLYVWIPKGFFPVQDTGAIQGISEASQSISFGAMAANQQALADAILKDPDVESLSSFIGVDGSNTTLNAGRLLINLKPKDERTGDASAIIRRLNEEVRQVPGITLYMQPVQDLTIDSTVSRAQYLFFLENPDATQFNTWVPKLIERLSRLPEFSDVASDLQQQGKALDLTIDRGTAARFGITPATVDNALYDTFGQRIVSTLYTQSNQYRVILRAETQNAQTIQQALDGLYLPSATSTTGQVPLSAIVHASERTNPLSVQHLGQFPSTSISFNLAPGASLGQAVTEIDQAERDIGLPDSFLTAYQGALSAFQSSLSNELLLIVAALVAVYVVLGVLYESFIHPITILSTLPSAGVGALLALRLFGDDLDIIGIIGIILLIGIVKKNAIMMIDFALVAERIEGKHPRDAIHQACLLRFRPILMTTMAALLGALPLMLGHGTGSELRQPLGIAIVGGLIVSQVLTLFTTPVIYLAFDRIAVWAAGGRRGAGSAIHPS; via the coding sequence ATGAGCCCGTCCCGCCCGTTCATCCTCAGGCCGGTCGGCACCTCGCTCCTGATGATGGCGATCCTGCTCGTCGGCATCGTCGCCTACCGGTTCCTGCCGATCTCGGCGCTGCCGGAAGTCGATTATCCGACGATCCAGGTGCAGACCTTCTATCCGGGGGCGAGCCCCGAGGTGATGGCAACGGCGGTCACCGCCCCGCTCGAGCGGCAGTTCGGCCAGATGCCGGGCCTCAATCAGATGTCCTCGATCAGCTCGGGCGGCGCGTCGGTCATCACGCTGCAGTTCAACCTGGACCTCAACCTCGACGTCGCCGAGCAGGAGGTGCAGGCGGCGATCAATGCCGGCGGCAACCTGCTGCCGAGCGACCTGCCGACGCCGCCGGTCTATGCCAAGGTGAACCCGGCCGACACGCCGATCCTGACGCTCGCCATCTCGTCGAAGACCCTGCCCTTGACCAAGGTCGAGGACCTGGTCGACGTGCGGCTCGCCCAGAAGATCTCGCAGCGCCCGGGCGTCGGCCTGGTCAGCATCAGCGGCGGCCAGCGCCCCGCCGTGCGCGTCGTCATGAACCCGAGGGCGCTGGCGAGCTACGGGCTCGCGATCGACGACATCCGCACCATCATCAGCAACCAGAACGTCAACACGCCCAAGGGCAGCTTCGACGGCGCCACCCAGTCGACGACGATCAACGCCAACGACCAGCTGACCAGCACCGACCAGTATCGGGGGCTGATCGTCGCCTACAAGAACGGCCGGCCGATCCATCTCTCCGACGTCGGCGAAGTCGTCGACGGGGCGGAGAATACCGAGCTTTCCGCCTGGGCCGACCGCACGCCGTCGGTGATCCTGAACGTGCAGCGCCAGCCGGGCTCGAACGTGATCCAGGTGGTCGACGGCATCAAGGCGCTCCTGCCGCAGATGCAGGCGACGCTCCCGGCCGCCCTCGACGTGCGCGTGCTGACCGACCGGACGACGACGATCCGCGCCTCGGTCTCCGACGTCGAGTTCGAGCTGGGCCTGGCGGTGGCGCTCGTCGTGCTCGTGATCTTCCTGTTCCTGCGCAATCTGCCGGCGACGGTCATCCCGAGCCTGTCGGTGCCGCTGTCGCTCGTCGGCACGCTTGCCGCCATGTATCTCCTGGGCTTCAGCCTCGACAACCTGTCGCTGATGGCGCTCACGATCGCGACCGGCTTCGTCGTCGACGACGCGATCGTCATGATCGAGAACATCGCCCGCTATGTCGAGGAGGGCGACACGCCGCTCGAGGCCGCCTTGAAGGGTTCGGACGAGATCGGCTTCACGATCATCTCGCTCACCGTCTCGCTCATCGCCGTGCTGATCCCGCTGCTGTTCATGGGCGACGTGGTCGGCCGGCTGTTCCATGAATTCGCCATCACGCTCGCCGTCACCATCGTCATCTCCGCGGTCGTGTCGCTGACGCTGGTGCCGATGCTGTGCGCGCTCATGGTCAAGCATCGGCCGGCAGCGAGCCGCAACCGGTTCGATCTCGCGGCAGAGCGGGCATTCAACGGGCTGATCGAGCGCTATGGCGTGGCGCTCAACTGGGTGCTGGACCGGCAGCCGGCGACGCTTGTCGTGGCGGTGCTGACGCTCGGCCTGACGGTGCTGCTCTACGTCTGGATCCCCAAGGGCTTCTTCCCCGTGCAGGACACGGGTGCGATCCAGGGCATTTCCGAAGCGTCGCAGAGCATCTCGTTCGGCGCCATGGCAGCGAACCAGCAGGCCCTGGCCGACGCCATCCTCAAGGACCCGGACGTCGAAAGCCTGTCGTCCTTCATCGGCGTCGACGGCAGCAACACCACGCTCAACGCCGGCCGGCTGCTCATCAACCTGAAGCCCAAGGACGAGCGCACCGGCGATGCGAGCGCCATCATCCGGCGCCTCAACGAGGAGGTGCGCCAGGTCCCGGGCATCACGCTCTATATGCAGCCGGTGCAGGACCTGACGATCGATTCGACGGTGAGCCGCGCCCAGTACCTGTTCTTCCTCGAGAACCCGGACGCGACCCAGTTCAACACCTGGGTCCCGAAACTGATCGAGCGCTTGAGCCGCCTGCCGGAATTCTCGGACGTCGCGAGCGACCTGCAGCAGCAAGGCAAAGCGCTCGACCTCACCATCGACCGGGGAACGGCCGCGCGCTTCGGCATCACGCCCGCGACGGTCGACAATGCGCTCTACGATACGTTCGGCCAGCGCATCGTCTCGACGCTCTATACCCAGTCGAACCAGTACCGCGTGATCCTGCGCGCGGAGACCCAGAACGCCCAGACGATCCAGCAGGCGCTCGACGGGCTCTACCTGCCGTCGGCAACCTCGACGACCGGCCAGGTGCCCCTGTCGGCGATCGTCCATGCCTCCGAGCGCACGAACCCGCTGTCGGTCCAGCACCTGGGCCAGTTCCCGTCGACCTCGATCTCGTTCAACCTCGCGCCCGGCGCATCACTGGGCCAGGCCGTCACCGAGATCGACCAGGCGGAGCGCGACATCGGCCTGCCCGACAGTTTCCTCACGGCCTACCAGGGCGCGCTCTCGGCCTTCCAGTCGTCGCTGTCGAACGAGCTCCTGCTGATCGTGGCCGCCCTCGTCGCGGTCTATGTCGTGTTGGGCGTGCTCTACGAGAGCTTCATCCACCCGATCACGATCCTCTCCACCCTGCCGTCGGCCGGCGTCGGGGCACTGCTGGCGCTGCGCCTGTTCGGCGACGACCTCGATATCATCGGCATCATCGGCATCATCCTCCTCATCGGCATCGTGAAGAAGAACGCGATCATGATGATCGACTTCGCGCTCGTCGCCGAACGGATCGAGGGCAAGCACCCGCGCGATGCGATCCATCAGGCCTGCCTCTTGCGCTTCCGGCCGATCCTGATGACGACCATGGCGGCGCTCTTGGGCGCCCTGCCGCTGATGCTGGGTCACGGCACCGGCTCCGAGCTCCGCCAGCCGCTCGGCATCGCGATCGTCGGCGGCCTGATCGTGAGCCAGGTGCTGACGCTGTTCACGACGCCGGTGATCTATCTGGCCTTCGACCGCATCGCCGTCTGGGCCGCCGGCGGGCGGCGTGGCGCCGGTAGCGCGATCCATCCGTCATGA